Proteins from a single region of Antechinus flavipes isolate AdamAnt ecotype Samford, QLD, Australia chromosome 2, AdamAnt_v2, whole genome shotgun sequence:
- the LOC127551979 gene encoding cytochrome P450 1A1: MMTSVLSTFASLSTFSITELLLASAVFGLAFWIIESYSQKIPKGLKSPPGPWAWPLIGNILTLGKNPHLALAQLREKYGDVMQIQIGSTPVLVLSGLETIRQALIRQGDDFKGRPDLYSFSLIEDGQSMSFGIDTGEAWAARRKMAQNALKTFSVSSSPSSSSCYLEEHVRKEAEYLIQKFQEKKGPFDPVNYVMVSVANVICAICFGKRYNHEDQELLSIITLSTKFGEVTASGNPADFIPLLQYLPNSNMTAFRDLNEKITNFVQKLVNEHYKKYEKGCIRDITDSLIEHCQERKLDENANVLLSEKKIVNIVIDLFGAGFDTITTGISWSLMYLVAKPEIQKKVHEELDTVIGRERWPMLSDKPQLPYLEAFILETFRHSSFLPFTIPHSTIRATTLNNFYIPKGRCVFVNQWQINHDQKIWGDPSEFRPERFLSADGTINKSLSEKVIMFGLGKRKCLGETIARWEVFLFLAILLHQMEFSVPSGVKVDLTPIYGLTMKHASCEHFQAKLRS, from the exons ATGATGACAAGTGTACTTTCCACATTTGCATCCCTAAGCACCTTCTCGATCACAGAGCTTCTTCTGGCCTCTGCTGTCTTTGGCCTGGCCTTCTGGATCATTGAATCTTACTCTCAAAAGATCCCGAAAGGCCTCAAGAGCCCACCCGGACCCTGGGCTTGGCCCCTGATTGGCAACATCCTGACGCTAGGGAAGAATCCCCACTTGGCCCTGGCCCAGCTGAGAGAAAAGTACGGCGATGTGATGCAGATTCAGATCGGTTCCACCCCGGTGCTGGTTCTGAGTGGCCTGGAAACCATTCGCCAGGCCCTGATAAGGCAGGGAGATGACTTCAAGGGCAGACCTGACCTCTACAGCTTCTCCTTAATTGAAGATGGCCAGTCCATGTCTTTTGGCATTGACACGGGGGAGGCGTGGGCGGCTCGGAGGAAGATGGCCCAGAATGCTCTGAAGACTTTCTCTGTGTCCTCTTCcccatcctcttcctcctgctaCCTGGAAGAACATGTGAGGAAAGAGGCTGAATACTTGATCCAGAAGTTCCAGGAGAAGAAGGGCCCCTTCGACCCCGTCAATTACGTGATGGTGTCTGTGGCCAATGTCATCTGTGCCATCTGCTTTGGAAAGCGCTACAATCATGAAGATCAAGAACTACTCAGTATCATCACTCTGAGTACTAAGTTTGGAGAAGTCACTGCCTCTGGGAATCCAGCTGATTTCATCCCTCTGCTCCAATACCTGCCCAACAGCAACATGACAGCCTTCCGGGACCTGAATGAGAAAATCACTAACTTTGTTCAAAAGTTGGTGAATGAACATTACAAGAAGTATGAAAAG GGCTGCATTCGGGACATCACAGACAGCCTAATTGAACACTGCCAGGAAAGGAAGTTGGATGAGAATGCGAATGTCCTGctgtcagaaaagaaaattgtgaacATCGTCATAGACCTCTTTGGAGCTG GCTTTGACACCATCACCACAGGCATTTCCTGGAGTCTCATGTACCTTGTGGCAAAGCCTGAGATCCAGAAGAAGGTCCACGAGGAGCTGG ACACAGTGATCGGCAGAGAGCGCTGGCCCATGCTCTCAGACAAACCTCAGCTCCCCTACCTGGAGGCCTTCATCCTGGAAACCTTCAGgcattcttccttcctcccctttacCATCCCCCACAG CACAATCAGAGCCACTACCTTGAACAACTTCTACATTCCCAAGGGACGCTGTGTCTTTGTGAACCAATGGCAGATTAACCATGACCA GAAAATATGGGGGGACCCATCAGAGTTCCGGCCAGAGCGATTTCTCAGTGCAGATGGAACTATCAACAAGTCCCTGAGTGAGAAGGTGATTATGTTTGGCCTGGGGAAAAGGAAGTGCCTTGGGGAGACAATTGCCCGGTGGGAAGTCTTCCTCTTCCTGGCCATCCTCCTGCATCAGATGGAGTTCAGCGTCCCCTCTGGAGTGAAGGTGGACTTGACCCCAATTTATGGACTGACCATGAAGCATGCCAGCTGTGAGCACTTCCAGGCTAAGCTGCGCTCTTAG